From Haemorhous mexicanus isolate bHaeMex1 chromosome 1, bHaeMex1.pri, whole genome shotgun sequence, one genomic window encodes:
- the LOC132335576 gene encoding feather beta keratin-like — protein MAFNHLCRPCGPTPLANSFNEPCALQCQDSHVIINPSPVLVTLPGPIMTSFPQNTAVGSTSSAALGTELSVQGQPISGKFGHFGGFGYHHGYAHQFGNGCGFGYGQGYGYGLRDGYGRRGYGYNF, from the coding sequence ATGGCCTTCAACCATCTCTGCCGTCCCTGCGGACCCACCCCGCTGGCCAACAGCTTCAacgagccctgtgccctgcaatgcCAGGATTCCCACGTCATCATCaacccttcccctgtgctggtcaccctgccaggacccatcatgacctccttcccccagaacacCGCCGTTGGATCCACCTCCTccgctgctctgggcactgaactcagtgtgcagggacagcccatctCTGGTAAATTTGGTCACTTTGGTGGCTTTGGCTACCACCATGGCTATGCCCATCAATTTGGCAATGGCTGTGGATTCGGCTACGGGCAGGGCTATGGTTACGGACTGCGCGATGGCTATGGCAGAAGGGGCTATGGCTACAACTTCTAA